The genomic segment AACAATTAACAAAAGTCTttagtaaaacgtgaaaaaactcttCTGCTAGGTAGACCTTTAGATCTGTAAGTGTGGGTTATAGTTTTCACTCAGCGTCCAAACGAGTGGCTTCTGATTTATccatccaattaaaaaaaatggattggttggtacagcggCACCCTTGCTTCTTACAAGATTGGCGTTCGATCTATGatggtcaaagtggttgggcattgTTCCTTTACTGGTTTTATATATCCTttacaagtgttatatagtcactCTAGCTTAGCAGTTTCTCTTGACAATTACCTTACCTAGACACACAACTcatcctcaggctatgctcgtCCAAGTTGCATCAGACTCCAAAAATTCAATCGTCAATTGTAACGTATTGAATACCAAAAAACGAAATTTCATCAAATATACGGTAATATTAAAGTCTATTATAATTTTGTAGTTTGGCgttcgataggttaggtgtttcatCTCTGATGACAATTATTTGTGTTTCAGTaccgttgtgttgtgtggtgcattTAGAGAGGTGCTATTGGAAAACAGGATAAAAAAAGAGGGAAGCACTGCTGTAAACATTGCTAATCAGTTGAGTCATATGTGAAGGGGAAGTCTGGTTAACGTCCATATAACGGGCTAGCATATACAGTAACAATCTGCCTTTAGTTGATATTTATTTTTGAACTAAGCTAGGATGTATTCAAGATACGAGAATACGCAAAATTAGCAATTGTTTCCTTTAATATATTTGTAATTCAATCTATTCACACGTTTCATTCATCAGTATAACTGCGCTGAATTCCTTAACATTAAATATGACACATTTGATCACAATTTGTGATGGAATTAATGAATTTGCAACGTGTATTAAATAAGGTTTTCTGACTGTTTGGTCATATAAAATACCTGgattttaatttataataatgatttattaaggTAGAATTTTATTCTACACTGTTGAAGACATCGTAGAACAATAAATTCCATAAGACTGAACAAGaatatacataatataatatTCATAAAGAGCGAAATTGGTTAAATGGAAAAGGATATACCCTGATCACAATTTACGATTCGaataataattcattttgtcgGAAACAGGCAGCCAGAGTATATACCCATGTTAGGTTCATATCGAAGTCCCCCTCAAGGTCGCAGACCTTGCCCAGGATACAACCCTACAAGCTAATTCCTgggttactgctaggtgaagagtggCATTAGATAATagtaaatgtgcccaaccatttctgtcccacccgggattcgaacccggaatttccAGTTGTGAGCCGAGAACGAACCCAATGTTGGCCAAGTGAAATGGGAAAGGCAACTTATTTGTTGCCTTTTATCCTTCATTTGGCAACATATTTGGCATCAGTTGTCTTCTAAAGACAAATTGGTGAAATATATCTAAGCCATAGAAACTAGCGCAAAACGTAATTTGATATACAAAAAATAAAGGTTTagtagcttcgaatttgggactaTTACGTTGTTGTAGACCAATGCccattttaaaataaaaataatgattGAAATCTTCTCGTTATTTGACTGGCTTTAGCTCACCAAACCCAACAATTTATCAGAGACATATGCAATTAACTGTTTACAATAACAGAACAAAGTAAATATTTGTATAGCAACAAATCCAATTAGTGGCAAAATCTGTCGCCAATATTGCATCACAGCCTAATTTTGGTATACATATACATCTTAGGTAATTTGTAACGCCTTTACTTTCAGAGCGTGTGAAATAAACTTAGTAGAAATTCCATACGTTTCTGTACCTCAGACAATATCTACTAGACACCTTCACATACCTAAGGACTAGACTATGCTTTTTATTTGATTAATTATTTGCCAGCATCGACTAGGTATGGTAATTAAGCGCGGTCATCGGGAGCAGGAAGCCTACATGCAAGCTGGACGTACCATattctgaggttatcttgagatgatttcggggcttagcgcccccacggcccggtcctcgaccaggcctcctttctgttacacattcccaggaagcagcgcgttgcagctgtctaactcacaggtacctatttattgcttggtgaacaggggcatcagggtgaaagaaactgcctatttgtttccgcctccgccggggatagaacccggaaccttaggactacgaatcctgaacgctgtccactcagccgtcaggcccctgtaattatttatctgaatttacctgagggccactaacacactagtaccctcgacgaggataggaagccggcggtttgtcaaaAGGCCCCCATTTGCTCTGATGAttttttccagctggattttaaaatttagCAGAGTTTAGCATTTGcggcttcggcgggtaagcggttccatgggtttataaccctgtgagtgaaaaaaaacataattttcagtCCTACATTTTACTTCACTGTGATGTCCAAAGGacttggaaaggatgggggaggaagagggatggGGAAGTGAAATTCTGTAAGAGGATttgagtgtagagagagagagagctttcaaagttcggtggcctgtccaccatgggttggcaTGAGGTCTGGGTcgtttgtttggatgtgtgatatgtAAGGTTGTCCGTGTATTGGCTggggtggccagtgtgtgtgtccaAGCTGTGGTCTAGTAACCTTTTAGCCGGTGGAGTTGGCTTCATTGAATTGCCTATCCTGTACTGTTGATTGGGTTATTATATTTGTTTAACCAACTGTACGTCAGGTATCTAATGCTTGTGTTTGCTCTAACAAAATTTAAATCTTGCTAAATTTTTATTGTCGTGTATTTTCATGCTAGAAAGAGATTTTATTTTGGTTTGCAATCTTTTAAAATATATTCAGCTGTCAAATTTTCATCACAATACTTGCAAAGATTTCATTCTTTTACTTTCTGTCAACGCCTTTTATTCCATTCTAAGAAAATAGACAGACAGTTTATTTTCTTTACCTGCTTTCTGGTTACATTTTCAATGCCTTAATTGCCTTAAATTTGATGATGACTTAATTTCTAGTAGGACAACTAATCTATTTTCAGTATGATGTTGCTTTTTCATCAGctcttaattttttcttatgtTACTGTATATCGTTATCAATTAACCCCACGTGGCTCGATGCCCTGCATATGTGGAATCTGACTTGTATTATAGTACCATTCGTGTATATCTTATGTGCACTGTATTTGATGTGGTTATATTTCTATCATGTCATTACAGCACTCCTAGTTCTAATGACTATGTGTGCTGTAAAGTGAGCGCCCTAGTACTAGGTCACAAATTGAATAcaatttacaattttttttatacaattttaaatCAGAATTCGGACTAGGAGGCCAACAATTAAATTTAGTAATTATATAACGTTAACACGTCTATTTAAGACATTATACGTGGTTAACATTGTTGCTATAATTGACAAGGTTGTCACTATAATGGACAAGGTTGTCACTATAATGGACCAGGTTGTCACTATAATGGACCAGGTTGTCACTATAATGGATCAGGTTGTTACTATAATGGACAAGGTTATCACTATAATGGACCAGGTTGTCACTATAATGGACCAGGTTGTTTCTATAACGGACCAGGTTGTCACTATAATGGACCAGGTTGTCACTATAATGGACCAGGTTGTCGCTATAATGAACAACGCTGTCACTATAATGAACAACGCTGTCACAATAATGAACAACGCTGTCACTATAATGAACAACGCTGTCACTATAATGAATAACGCTGTCACTATAATGAACAACGCTGTCACTATAATGAACAACGCTGTCACTATAATGAACAACGCTGTCACTATAATGAATAACGCTGTCACTATAATGAACAACGCTGTCACTATAATGAACAACGCTGTCACTATAATGAACAACGCTGTCACTATAATGAACAACGCTGTCACTATAATGAACAACGCTCTCACTATAATGAACAACGCTGTCACAATAATGAACAACGCTGTCACTATAATGAACAACGCTGTCACTATAATGAATAACGCTGTCACTATAATGAACAACGCTGTCACTATAATGAACAACGCTCTCACTATAATGAACAACGCTGTCACTATAATGAACAACGCTGTCACTATAATGAACAACGCTCTCACTATAATGAACAACGTTGTCACTATAATGAACAACGTTGTCACTATAATGAACAACGCTGTCACTATAATGAACAACGCTGTCACTATAATGAACAACGCTCTCACTAAAATGAACAACGCTCTCACTATAATGAACAACGCTCTCACTATAATGAACAACGTTGTCACTATAATGAACAACGCTCTCACTATAATGAACAACGTTGTCACTATGAAGCCGAATTCAATATTTAAAGCCCAATCGGCATAGACGCAGATTTACCTATTGAAAATAGACATAATGGCGTCTGGAACGTATCGCTCATTTGAATAATCTTACTTATTTGCGCTCTATTATAATTATCTTATGCATTATCGTGAGGTTCTTCACTATGAAGAAGGGCATGACACCTCCACGATCTTCCCGGCGTCTTAAGGGTCTTGCACCTGCCGACAGACGCCAGCCATCGTGGCGGCTCTTATTGTCTCTACATAACTCACTCAGGCCAGGATAATTCACCGCTAACTCGGCACTAGCACCTTggaaacccactacaccacaacacacagcctGATATAGGCCTATATAGTTCATTAGGTACATAATAAGagcaagaagagagagagagagagacaacttaCTTGCTGTGTGGAGCCCGTCGCCGGCCGCCGCTTGACCACAGTTGCCAGCTCCTCGTCCCACCTTCACCTTCCAGAACTCTCTCCTTCTCTAACCTCTACTTCCATTTTATTCAATGATATTCAAACTATACGAGCTGAAGAAAAATTAGttcatttattaattattttttgttttttcataAATATGTGGTTTATAAAATATTTGTAGCGTTAATTTAATTAGGAAAGGTGTATTTCCTCATAAGGTGTTTGACACTTAAAAATGATCAAAaacgcttatatatatatatatatatatatatatatatatatatatatatatatatatatatatatatatatatatatatatatatatatatatatatatatacatatatatgtatgtatgtatgtatatgtatatgtatattgtacGGTATATCACATATTCAAAATCTTACATCAAATCCTTCACAAATAATATCGCTAAAGTTAAAAAAGTTTCATTAGCGTCGTACTGGTGTTATTTGTTTTATTAAACATTTGCAGCCTGTGCGAAAAGTATTAATATTAACAACATTAATTGTAACGCCATTTtagtatttaattattttgccaTTAAAATTTCATACGCCAATACTGACAAATAATTTACTAACATTTATTTATGACATATTTGACATATTATTTATAACTTAAAAGTGACATTGTCGCctaatttaataaaaataatgCTTAAACTCTAATTTTTATTATTTCGAACCCTATAAATTGTAGATATGGCAATACTGTCAATTTACTAAcgtctgcatatattattatttttaaatgaTATTTTTAACAAGCTTTATAGACTTACTCATGTCTCTATGGTGTATTTAACTATATTATTTAGGGAATTGTTGTAAGCAGGTGCTCTTGttgacatgttcatatttcaatgACAGTCCCTGTTATGTCCCGCCAAAACACCTTTGCAGTTAGTATAGGCCTACCACATTCAGTTATGGAAATATTATAGACCCTGAGGTTTCAATGAGGAATTTATAAATGAGTAGTGAGCATTTGTTTCCTGGTTTCCATTATTTGAGCTCATCATGTGGGTTTAGGAAACTAGGCTGCGTTTTGGTGATCTAAGTTTTAAATTATTTTCAGATGATACTGATATCCAACGATTTCATAACTATCATTTTTAGGAGGATAGGATCCATTCTATCCTCCTAAAATGACAGTGCATATAGCAACTATTTGGTCAAACGTACAAAAAAGTACTGTTCGACCCTGAGAAAGCTATCATAACCTAAGGCTTAGGcagtcttaggcctaatatatgcTATCTTAGTCCTAATAAAGTTAATATATGCTTACATTTGGTTTTGGATAGTTTCTCCGTTCCCTCTACAAAGTTAACAATAGATCTTAATTAAATTTAACGTGAACCTTAATGAATCTTAAATtaatcattcttaattaaattgcACGTTAATTTGTTTAGGTGTCCAATGTTCCATTTTTGTAAGTTCAACAAAATATTTGCTCTACATTCATTTTAGGGAGATGGCCTGTTATCACATGGATGTACGTAAGTTAAGGCAAACACCAAgagagaaagtgctaagccattacgactatatagcacttggaatgaatgtaagaataaggaGTTGAGataggacagagggaaggaa from the Procambarus clarkii isolate CNS0578487 chromosome 10, FALCON_Pclarkii_2.0, whole genome shotgun sequence genome contains:
- the LOC138363260 gene encoding uncharacterized protein, encoding MDKVVTIMDQVVTIMDQVVTIMDQVVTIMDKVITIMDQVVTIMDQVVSITDQVVTIMDQVVTIMDQVVAIMNNAVTIMNNAVTIMNNAVTIMNNAVTIMNNAVTIMNNAVTIMNNAVTIMNNAVTIMNNAVTIMNNAVTIMNNAVTIMNNAVTIMNNAVTIMNNALTIMNNAVTIMNNAVTIMNNAVTIMNNAVTIMNNAVTIMNNALTIMNNAVTIMNNAVTIMNNALTIMNNVVTIMNNVVTIMNNAVTIMNNAVTIMNNALTKMNNALTIMNNALTIMNNVVTIMNNALTIMNNVVTMKPNSIFKAQSA